The Coccidioides posadasii str. Silveira chromosome 3, complete sequence genome contains a region encoding:
- a CDS encoding uncharacterized protein (EggNog:ENOG410PQQJ~COG:S~TransMembrane:1 (i61-78o)~BUSCO:14300at33183) yields the protein MTTAMPRLRGVRLSSPLSYILRRPASTSPLRLAVPFPATRSLTTTSSSSPARKPAQWPRHFRSILYAIIFGLFGYHSIDRIVDQFAGPVYQPDTPEDQEAQRQIREQFDKLNIVKELRENPEFVEWEAYGNFSPEEKRKRLTTGGLRGSRALSSQRVFWNEKDKTAISVLFLGNGIDGWPGVVHGGALAILLDEGMGRVALRCVPARTGLTANLNIDYRKPVLSGQFCTVTAKYVPEKSNDRKAAIKGEIRDSMGRLCTEASALFVVPRTLTLRKLGDGF from the exons ATGACGACAGCCATGCCTCGTTTAAGGGGAGTGCGGCTCTCATCCCCTCTCTCTTATATCTTAAGAAGACCGGCTTCTACCTCTCCCCTCCGGCTGGCTGTCCCTTTTCCCGCGACACGCTCTCTCACGACaacatcctcttcttctccggCACGAAAACCCGCCCAATGGCCTCGACATTTCCGTTCAATTCTTTACGCTATAATATTCGGCTTATTTGGCTATCATAGCATTGACCGAATTGTGGATCAGTTCGCGGGTCCTGTTTACCAGCCGGACACACCAGAGGATCAGGAGGCGCAGAGACAAATCCGTGAACAGTTTGACAAGTTGAACATTGTGAAGGAGTTAAGAGAAAACCCGGAATTTGTGGAATGGGAGGCATACGGGAACTTTTCGcctgaagagaagaggaaaaggcTTACAACCGGAGGGCTCAGGGGTAGTAGAGCCCTCTCGTCGCAG cGCGTATTTTGGAACGAAAAGGACAAAACCGCCATATCTGTCCTTTTCCTTGGTAATGGAATTGACGGATGGCCCGGAGTAGTCCACGGTGGTGCGCTGGCTATCTTACTGGATGAAGGCATGGGTCGAGTCGCTCTTCGTTGTGTTCCAGCGCGCACCGGTCTCACTGCCAATCTTAACATAGACTACCGCAAACCAGTTCTGTCAGGCCAATTCTGTACTGTAACTGCTAAATATGTCCCAGAGAAAAGCAACGATCGGAAGGCTGCGATAAAAGGGGAAATCAGAGATTCAATGGGCCGTCTATGCACCGAAGCGAGCGCACTGTTCGTTGTCCCACGCACCCTGACCCTGAGAAAGCTTGGCGATGGCTTTTGA
- a CDS encoding uncharacterized protein (EggNog:ENOG410PKEX~COG:G~TransMembrane:10 (i31-54o60-81i102-122o128-150i171-192o212-232i239-259o265-283i295-318o395-414i)), which translates to MAFAGAGAGVNELTALAATSEMAPTRQRGKYVAILIFTILPFAASGLWSQLIAYYAGWRYIGLFCGVWNGLGLVVTTVFYHPPPRVNSEGLSKNEIIRNIDFIGGILSIAGVIIFLAGLQWGGHQYQWASAHVLAPLIIGLALLVAFVFWEVYGAEHPILPRRLQQERRTFALTLVITFISGTNLFSLIMFWPSQAFNVYGHDPYQVGIRTIPVGFSILAGACIVLYLLSVLKGSNRELLVISSVFMTAGCGAMASANVDNMSTLWIILIIAGLGIGGIVVPASIITTIICPDDLIATVAAVTLSIRVVGGSIGYTIYYNVFISKFIPNAVKYIGGTMSLKLEIKDEALIEEAIKLTGESLINDLKHIPGISGNETAYQMVVSAGQVAFAESYKWVYYTSVAFGVLSIIAACFLGDIEKYMDDHVAVIVN; encoded by the exons ATGGCCTTTGCTGGCGCTGGTGCCGGCGTAAATGAATTAACCGCTCTCGCTGCGACGTCCGAGATGGCACCAACTAGACAGAGGGGAAAATATGTTgctattttgattttcaCCATTCTTCCATTTGCCGCATCTGGTCTTTGGAGTCAATTGATTGCATATTACGCAGGTTGGAGATACATTGGCCTTTTCTGTGGGGTTTGGAATGGCCTTGGTCTTGTTGTCACGACCGTGTTCTACCATCCGCCTCCCCGGGTTAACTCTGAAGGTCTTAGCAAGAACGAAATTATAAGGAACATTGACTTTATCGGTGGTATTTTGAGCATTGCTGGCGTAATAATCTTTCTGGCTGGTCTTCAATGGGGTGGACATCAA TACCAATGGGCCAGCGCACATGTCCTCGCACCTCTTATTATTGGCCTTGCTCTTCTCGTGGCATTTGTTTTTTGGGAAGTATACGGTGCAGAGCATCCGATTTTGCCCCGACGTCTGCAGCAGGAGAGACGTACATTTGCTCTCACCCTGGTGATAACTTTTATCTCTGGCACCAACCTTTTCTCTCTGATTATGTTTTGGCCATCGCAGGCATTCAATGTATATGGCCATGACCCCTACCAAGTTGGCATTCGAACGATTCCCGTCGGATTTTCCATTCTCGCGGGCGCTTGCATTGTGCTCTACTTGCTCAGTGTCTTGAAAGGTAGCAATAGAGAGCTCCTTGTTATTAGTAGCGTCTTTATGACCGCAG GCTGCGGCGCCATGGCGAGCGCTAACGTCGACAATATGAGCACACTATGGATAATTCTCATCATCGCTGGCCTTGGAATTGGCGGCATCGTCGTCCCGGCCTCAATCATAACCACAATAATATGCCCTGAT GACCTAATCGCAACTGTTGCTGCTGTAACCCTCTCTATCCGCGTTGTGGGCGGCTCTATCGGTTACACAATATACTATAACGTTTTCATATCCAAATTTATTCCCAATGCCGTAAAGTACATCGGCGGTACCATGTCTCTCAAACTCGAAATAAAAGACGAAGCCCTGATtgaagaagcaataaaaCTCACCGGAGAATCACTAATTAACGATCTTAAACATATCCCTGGAATTTCGGGAAACGAAACGGCTTACCAGATGGTAGTAAGTGCAGGCCAAGTCGCATTTGCGGAGAGTTACAAATGGGTGTATTACACGAGCGTTGCATTCGGCGTGTTAAGTATCATCGCGGCGTGTTTCCTGGGCGATATTGAAAAGTATATGGACGACCATGTTGCTGTGATAGTGAATTGA